cttatcgccaacttttgaaaactgtgctggctccttgctatgctgcccctcacacacaaacctaattactctattggaactagcaactggcatgccactaacttccaaacgcttcttatcaagtgcacctgccagtgatttaagtacctgattatgcctccatgtataacgtatggaagaaaaatagttccatcggattttgaattcgtatttgaagcactgaatttgtttgcccttgaatttgaagctctgaattttttttgcactgaaattatgcatctgaattttgttgcctttgaatttaatgcttattaaaatacaatgaaaaaaaattcgagcgttaaaaaattcaaaagattttttttcaagttgctcgaattcgattggtcaaatttggctcacaaaatacgcgtgcaaaatttcgcgtgctaaaatacgagttcaaagatattcagagtaaacatccgggacacaaaggatgagcaatcgattcaagactccaatcgaaccaaatccaaccaatcacgctccactggtcacggcgctgtttgaagccacaggcggagagagaaagtgagttatgtcggcgcacgggatcggctcctcttcggtgagtgtatttactcctttatttgtctattgtggtgtttttaagatTCAGTAAGATACAGTAAACGACGTGTTGCACATCAGAGGTTTGCGCTGGACTGATCTTTTTTTAACTCGCTCTGAACTCGCTATGTAGTCAACGtagctgcgtatgtgtgtgtccgtcagtccacactgtgctttatgatattatatttatcataaaatcattacattcgtTTATTACTTCCTTACCAGTCGAGTAGTTTACAGCTGTTTTCAACTGTCTCCGTGGGGTAATGGTTAGTGACGAGAGCTTCGGACAAAACGGGCCTGACGAGcgatttgtttttttaaattattattatatgtataaaatctttctctctgagtttacttttggataaggaatttattttttcattttctcttctgTTTATTACTCTAAACAGGTAGTTGGACGTGTCACAAGACAGATCAAGCAgttaatgcccggttcacactacacgattttaggctggtttttcagtcgccgactgatcggcgacagaaactgtggtcggaggcaaatcggcgatcactcgtgtgaactgctgaaagacgctcgccgagccgtcgccgactcgtcgcagacgaccggcagatatctagcatgtttaatatctagcagtcggcgactgagagtcggcagcagcgtctagctacagccaatgggaacgcggagagagaaccgcggcaccgctgaagatatctctgaagaatgtaaaaaactttcaagaatgctttcaaaacagtaacccagcaaacacacaaactcctcacctttcttacaactttactacaacactgtgtttaagttattgtgacagcactggagaaatagtgcgattgattatatatatgttcactgcaacggagagatgaaataattctggcaacttgggactatggagtgtttaaacggtaaaaaaaaataataacgaaaatgtggagtacatgtacattgtttttttcttctatgtggtgttgctggttctcgcgagagtttcgttttcgtgttctcgtgtttttggacggcagccagatgagtcggcgattccccagtcgtgtaattcgtgagcccgcgtcgccgatcagttatgtagtgtgaaagccacaacaactgacagactcgcgattacagcacgaccagtcgtgtagtgcgaacggcacaaaaacctggcgactgaaaagtcgtgtagtgtggcATTAGACGAGGGATTAAAGAATCCCCAATGTGGACAGTGCTCACTCGACGACCTGACAGTGGccttgctttttccaaaagaggCAGAAGGGAATTTGACTAACTCATTTTTGAAAACTTCAACTCTTAATAAAATGAAAGTGAGTCAAGCAtgagttttaattagttttattttctgtggTGTATAATTTTTACCTTTATGTCAAACATCAGAATAACAAAATTGGGCAATCAAACAACTTTTGATTGTATCCATTTACTGCAATGTCTCCTACTctgtaaataattaaaaaaattaatgaagctgcatctcagttttttattgttttttttattactcaAACTAAAACTGATGACAAAATTTGCCATTAATTTTTCATTCATATGGTCTTAACTTTGTAAAGATGTTATTTTATTCCAATTCTCAGACCAGTTGTTTCAAATAGACAGGAAATTCTCACAAAACTGGACAGCTGAAATGTAAAGATCACAGCCAGAGGACTGGGATGCAGCTCCTGGGTTAACTGCATCTCTCAAAGCTGTCATCTGTTCATCTGTCAGTGGGCATTCTGTGTGTGGTACAATGATATTTGAGTGGTCATCAATGGGAAGTCCAGTGTTGTCCCACTCAATATTGGGAATCTCCATTCCCTACAAATAAGTTGTATACACTTATGTGGATAAAATAGCCACTTGCAAACTTTATACATAAACCACACTATTTGTTAAAATCATATTACACTTGCATGTACCTCTGTGCTATCTGCTGCAGGAATTGGGTGATGTGAATGACCCAGCACCCACAGTTGATTAGGGGTCATGTGGCTCTCTGTTCTTATTGGATGATTGTCCCAACCACTACAAAAAGTATCTAGGTCTTCCTGCAGGCATGGTAGGAACACATAGTGGCAacagaagatgtgtgtgatgttggaaaTGCTGAGCCCTCTCCTTCAAGGTAATGGAGAACATCATAGTAGATGCTTGTTACAGCTACCCATAGATCTCACCACAACCTTTCAATCCTGGAATATGATCAAACTGAAATACcttgtattaaaaaaacaaaacaacttgcACTCAAGTTCTGAAACTTCCACTTCAAAAaagggcgtcgccccctcaggcgaggtgtcctgCCCCCTCAatttaaataataagacccatttattttactattGCTACTGCCCCCTTGCCCGCTTAACAATCGTCACACGCCGCcacccccactgtatatgtcctggcgccggtccagtatatatataaatgaataaaaaatattaattataacAAATCGCTCATCAGTCGCGGGTATCGAACCCAGGCCCGGTTTGTCCGAACCTCTCGTCACTAACCATTACCCCACGGAGAATTAAAAACAGTTGTAAACTACTCGACTGGTAAGGAAATAATAAacgaatgtaatgattttatgataaatataatatcataaagcacagtgtggactgacggacacacacatacgcagctatgttgactacatagcgagttaaaaaaaagatcagtccagcgcaaacctctgatgtgcaacacgtcgtttactgtatcttactgaatcttaaaaacaccacaatagacaaataaaggagtaaatacactcaccgaagaggagccgatcccgtgcgccgacataactcactttctctctccgcctgtggcttcaaacagcgccgtgaccagtggagcgtgattggttggatttggttcgattggagtcttgaatcgattgctcatcctttgtgtcccggatgtgtactctgaatatctttgaactcgtattttagcacgcgaaattttgcacgcgtattttgtgagccaaatttgaccaatcgaattcgagcaacttgaaaaaaaatcttttgaattttttaatgctcgaattttttttcattgtattttaataagcattaaattcaaaggcaacaaaattcagatgcataatttcagtgcaaaaaaaattcagagctTCAAATTCAAGGGCAAACAAATTCAGTGCTTCAAATACGAATTCAAAATCCGATGGAACTATTTTTCTTCCATAGGAGAAAGGCTGTAGCCAGTCTAAGGAGTTGGTGTACTGCTCCCCTTCAGCTGCCTGGTGAGTGATCGGTGTAGCTATCTGTCGTTGGCAGTTTAGTTTATTAGTCTGTTAGTATAAGTACACAACGAGGTAATACTGCATCTAGATATTTTAATGATCATGCCAGTTTTGTGCGCTGTTTTGTTACCACACCACAAATAAGCATCCAAGCGGATCGATCTGATGttaatatattttgattttGCGTTGCAATAACAATGTGCTTTATTTTTAAAGCCTGTGATTTTACTTCTAACACACCACATTAGTGTTATTAGCGGTTATTTACTGCCGCATTGTTTGTTATACGTTGTAAAGTTCTGTCACTGCAGACATGAACTCTTACCAAACGTAAAAATGTGTTCATTTAATCGTTTTGTGGCTCGATTTTTACCCTATCTACAATAACTAGATAATCCCACGTCTGTTGCCAACTTAAACTCGAGTTGGCACTGAGTCGTGTTTACGTTCGGCATACTTACTTGCAAAGAGCTTCTGTAGTTCTAATTATCCACAAATATTCGCTTCATATTCACCAAGTTATTGTAAATAATCTCATATGCgatgttttaatttttttatgctGCATTTTCTGCCAAACATTGCCGTATATTGAAGCCCCCTCCCTTCCCAGATCCCACAACACTGTGTCCCAGGATGGCTCGCCGCGTGGCCGTGATCGGAGCAGGAAGCTCTGGACTCACCAGCATTAAGTGCTGCTTGGACGAGGGTCTGGAGCCAGTGTGTTTTGAAAGCACTGATGACATCGGAGGACTCTGGAGGTTTAAGGTGGGATGAAGTGCTTTTCTTTCCTCCACCCGATTGCTGTTATAGCTGTTGTTATATTGTTATATTTATTTGTAGATGTAGCTGTTGTATAGCTGTACATCTTTACTATTGTATACTGAAGTTAGTACCTGGAATCTGGTTCATCTACATATGCTCACATATAGACATTCATATAGGCGTATGAATGTGATGTTCTGTTTACTGTGCTGCATATCGTAGGCTAGAGTATACAGGTCAAGTCCTCTACAGCTGATCTGTCAGGTGGTCACTTGGAACATTCAAACTCAGTTGCTGAATcagttcatctctctctctctctctctctctctctctctctctctttctctctctctctctctctctctctctctacatctgCTACTCTCTCCTATTTCACCCGTTCACTTTAGACTTGATGTTAAACTTTGCCCACTTTAATCTGTACACATGGcctgccccgcccaccccaTTAACCTCCTGCTTACCGGCCACTCCCCTGTTCCTGTTTAATCTACTGTATAGAGATTTGTATAGTTTatcatatatatttgtatagtttatCATATAGTGTTGCATACAGTTTATTAGATGTATTGATTTACAGTCTATTTGCATTATTCTACTGTTAACACCGCCCCTTGCTGTTGGTGCCAATGTAGCACTATATACTTGAGAAAAAGTGTACTTTGTTTTAAACTATATCATCAGTTACAAGAGAAGGAGTGACAAtattgactttgactttggtttgtgtgtgtgtgtgtgtgtgtgtgtgtgtgtgtgtgtgtgtgtgtgtgtgtgcgtgtgtttgtgcgtatgtacgtgtgtacgtgtgtgtgtatgcatttgcctccctctccaggagaATCCTGAATCAGACAGGGCCAGCATCTACCATTCTGTGATCATCAACACCTCAAAGGAGATGATGTGTTACAGTGATTTCCCTATCCCCGCCCACTACCCAAACTTCATGCACAACTCTTACATTATGGATTACTTTCGCCTGTATGCCGAACACTTCCAGCTCATGCGTTACATCCGCTTTCGGGTGAGATAGCAATTACAGCCGCAGTATTGCTGGTTGTTTGCACTGAGTGATTGCCTGGCTGTGTGAAAGGTAACCTTGAGACCATTGCTGATATAGTTAGATTCTTAATGTATTGCAAATCATGCATAATATTGCTTTTTGGTTATAGAGGTCTGGAGGAAGTAACATATATATTAAACTTGCAAAGCAAAAACAaattgcaaatgtgtgtgtgtgtgtgtgtgtgtgcgtgtgtgtgtgtgtgtgtgtgtgtgtgtgtgtgtgtgtgtgcgcctgtgtgtgtgtgcgtgcgtgcgtgcttaTGGGTGTATTTCAGACAAAGGTCCTTCATATCGTTCCAAAATCAGACTTTGCCCAGTCTGGTCAGTGGAACGTGGAGACGGAGGATGGCAGTGGGAAGAAGGAGAAGCATGTGTTTGATGCTGTGCTGGTCTGCACGGGACACCACtgtcacccccacctccccctgaAAGACTTCCCAGGTACAGCAGCACAATCCCAGGGACATCCGTCTAACACAGCAGCTatagacacacagagaggagcagGCCAAGCCATAGTTTAATAATCGCTGACATCTGTATGTGATGGGTCAGTGTTATATAATGTCAATATTGAATGAACTGGAACAGTCTCTCAATAATAAACTTTAGACATTCATCAACAATTTGACCTCAGTGAATATTTGCCGAGCAGGTCTAAGGGCAGCTGCATCTTTCCCACGTGGATATTGAAGCACAGACTGAAAATGTGGTTGCTGATTTGAATTTGGAGGAGCGTGAGTGCGTGTGGGCTTGAACACTGCTAATGTTCTAAAGATCTTCTAAGAGGTTTTCACCATGTAACTAAATCTGCCTATTGTAGTAAGTATATTTATTGTAGAACATCTGACGCTCTGGTTCTTGAATATTTGACGAAGGCTAAAGGCAACCACCCTACCTGGGGGTTAAACTTGTCTCACTTAACCTTCCTAAATGAGGGTCCCCATCACTCCATACTGTCGGTGGTTTGGCCACCACAACAAGGGATTATAAATCTGTCAgataaatgtaataatttatCCATTCAGGTTAATATCAGTAATTACTGGTTCTTGAAAGTAAAGACAAAATTTTGCATAAAACATAAACTGCATCCTGCAGTGTCCACGGCTTGGGGAGGTTCCATGAGGACattacttgacacctctgaaaGATACCTGCTTTATGCTCAGTATTGGAGAATATTTTGGACATACTATAAAATCATATATTGTCCATAAATTGAATCTTAAGCACAGCCAAATCTTGAAAATGACTCAGTAAGTAACAtaatacaggaagatgataaaatcctgcacctaatatccggagtcatgcaacaggcttggctaggatgtattaaccaaccaacgacTATGATCTACTAATACCTACTACTATGCCCATGACCCATCGTCTCAACTACCAGTACCAACACtactaagaagacaagatagatttcacacaccctatgcacacactagttgcttgaacagaacacagcagcagctacaatctgatactggctcgacaagaatccagaagcacagcacactatgttcatggtccattgcctcaactgccaagtactcatgTAAAGTACATCAAGTAAATCatgtcaagatcaagaagaaaAAGTTTTTTTAATGACCTAATTTTCAAAGAATCTGTTGAAATGGCAAGACTTGGCATATGGACTTCCTCAAAAACATTGTAAGGATTAATTAACTAATTATCATTAATTATCAATAATACACCATTGAATAATTAGCAAACAATGAGTAGTAGAAACCAAATATACAGAAATGCAAGCATGTTCAATAATTTTCACTATGGTATTTGGGTGTATGGTTTCACAATATGAACACAATACTGCATTGGGATTGTACTGCTGCACATTGGGTTTGTGTAATGCCTTGCAGTATATTAAAACACAAGGCCAATATTGtaattgtgatttttatttttattttaataaatcgaTAAAACATGTTTTACCTTTAGGTATAGACACATTCAAAGGGAAATACATCCACAGCCGGGACTACAAAACTCCAGAGGAATGGCGCAACAAGAGGGTGGTTGTGATCGGAATCGGAAATTCAGGGGGAGACATTGCTGTGGAGCTTAGCAGGATGACCCAGCAGGTTTGTCCAACATTGCTCCAGACCTGTGCAGTGCACCTTCAGCACGTGTCCAGCTTAAAGGGCACCTGATTCTTTCATGCTGCTCACATTTTCATGGGCTTCTGTGTTGAGTTGTTTCATTGTTTCTGACTTTGCAGGTTTTCCTGAGCACCAGGAGAGGTTCTTGGATCCTGAATCGCGTGGGGTATAAGGGGATTCCTATGGACATGACATTCACCAGGGTCACTGAAATACTTGTGCGTTATTTACCCCACAGGATTTTAGCAGATCTGTTTGAGAAGAGACTCAATAAAAGGTTCAACCATGAGCTGTACGGCCTGAAGCCAAAACACAGGTATAAACAATTCAACTCTAAAATTCAACTTCACAGTTATAAAACTGAGCTTTACGGAGAGCTTGGCCCCGACCCTGTATAGACAGAGTTCAGAAACCATACAGGTATTTAATTTTCTCTTCTtgctctaccccccccccccctttttttggtTCTTTGACTTGACTACACTGGTACAAAACAGGTTATTCCTATGCCTGGAATAAGACAGATCTCATTCCTCTACGTGCAGTGGAAAGTTGACACACCCCAGGGCAGAGTAGGTGAACATGTGCTGTCCCATCTCTCTTCCGCAGGGTGTTCAGTCAGCATCCCACGGTGAACGACGACCTTCCCAATCGCATCCTCTCGGGTACTGTGCTGGTCAAGCCGAACGTGAAGGAGTTCCGTGGCTCAGCTGTGGTCTTTGAGGACGGCACAGTTGAGGACAACATCGACCTGGTGGTGTTTGCCACAGGTTACACTTTCTCCTTCCCCTTCCTGCCTGCTCAGGACGTCCCGGTAATGGAAAACAAGACATCACTGTACAAATACGTCTTCCCACCGAACCTCGAAAAGACCACACTGGCTGTGATTGGTCTAATCCAGCCCCTAGGAGCTATAATGCCCATCTCAGAGATGCAAGCTCGCTGGGCCACGCGTGTCTTCAAAGGTGAGAGACTTATGAGGTAACAAATTAGCACTGGCTTTCATAGGAAAGCTTCTTCCAATTTTGATTAGTCATTTACAAAAGTAAGAGACATAATTCCATTTGCATGTGCATTTTTTTTAGTTTGCTTGTTTATTAATAATGTGGAtgttgtgtgtgcaggactTTTGTAAAACCTTGCTTTTATATTTTCATTAAATCTCAAATGGGCAAGAAATGATATCTCATGTGCATAAATGATATTGTTTCATGTTGCCATTTAGGTTTGAAAAAACTGCCTTCACAGAGTGCCATGCTAGAAGACATCAAAGCCAAGAAGGAGACAATGGCTAAAAGGTAATAGTTATAAATTAGGAGGCTATATTTGTGGAAAAGCTTACTTGAAGGCAGCCTACTTGAAGATGACGATGGTGTGCAACGCCATAACTCTTCATCCTCTCGCAGGTACGTGGCCTCTCAGAGGCACACTATTCAGGTAGACTACGTGACCTACATGGACGAGCTGGCAGATCAAGTGGGTGTGCGCCCCAGGCTCCTGCGTCTGTTCCTCACGGATCCTGCCATAGGGTTGAGGGTCCTGTTTGGTCCCTGCACCCCCTACCAGTTTCGGCTACGTGGGCCAGGGCGGTGGGAGGGGGCTCGGCAGGCCATCCTCACCCAATGGGAGCGTGTGGCCACACCCCTGAAGACGCGCAGTTCACCGGAGAAGGAGTCAGGCCACTCTGCTGTGCCCCTTCTCCTCACAGCATCCACAGCGGTTGTGATCTCAGCTGTCTACTACACCAGGGCCAGCCTGCCCAACTTCCTCTCAGATGTTTCGTCTCTCCTGGACAGGTTAAGGGCTTATCTGCCATTACCACAGTCCATGCGTTGACGGTTCTCAAATCAGCAAAGAGGGGCTATATGTTCACATATCAAAGAAATATACAGGCTATACTAATTATACTACATACATTTTAAAGGTATTTTTAAAAGTCATGGATTGATCCTTAATCTAAAATGCCAAATGTGAATTGCCAATGGAAAATTAAGTTTGGGCATAGGtctactgtttgtgtgtgtgtgtgtgtgtgcgaaacCAGCCCATAAAGTCTCAGTCAAAGGAAATGATTCAATTTATGGTTCCGCTCAATTAAAAATCTCTAAATGGTAGTTCTTTATGCTTTGTTTCCTGCATTAAAGacaaattttaaaaataaaattttgttTACAAATTCTAGAATTGTTACCATttcttattttatatattagaaAATTCAGAACCCTTCAACTCTTATTTTCATGAAGCACATTTACTGGATGTAATAGTACTTGTCTATACTAATTATTTAGATATATTATGGagcacagcaaaaaaaaacagcatCTAAAGACGTAATAAAGAGCTTCTTTAGATTTAACCACACGCCTTGTTTTGCATTTCGCTGGAAACTCATTGAGTCTGGTCCTCCGGCCGCAGCCCTCAGAACCAGCCTcctggagagtgtggggagaggggTGTTGGGTCAGTCAGGTTGTCTGAGAGGTTCAAGTGTTTTGTTGCTGATCTGTTGAAATGTCTGAGGTATTTTTATTTGCTCTCTGTGTATCCGCTTTATGATAATAAACATAATAACCCTGAACGctgttttgttattattatttttatagtcaACAAATCTTAAAATACAGACTGGGCATTTAAAATTTTTCGGAGCTATTCTCATTCATCCGTTGCTATCCAAGAACGATTCCGTAGAGACGGGGGTGCCACCTGACGGCGGATCGCTTCACGTGCTACTTCTGAGACGCGCGCCGCGTCCCGAGCGCGATGACGTCAGGTACTCGTGGATTGGCGCGCTGCCATCTTTGATTGCGCGACAGGCCGCGGCGCGAGCGGGGCCTCTCTCGACGTGAAAGAGCCGTCTCGCGCGAGACAACGgcgaaaaaataaaacacagcgaATAACACGGCGACACCGCGCCGGCGGCCcgtttattatttacattttttacaggtcatataaagagagaaagagaagaccCACCGGgcaggccaaaaaaaaaaaaaacgcgcCAGGGGCCTTGTATTTGTGAGAGGTTGAGGGTTGCTGGCTActgagctagctagctagctagcttttgTATCCACCACTGGCCACACACACTGAAGGCAAAGTGGGCCGGTAGACACGGACACTCGGACGGGCAAAGCAGCATTCAAGTCAGCGACGGGACCGGCGGAGACAGGTATGGCAGACGGTGGcgcctttattaaaacaataTTGTCGGGTTTATACTTTTTACTTCATTTTTTAAGGAAGAACAAGACCTCGAACTGAGGCGGTCAGCACGCGAGCTAGCTGGTTAGCAGAGCTCGCGCGGTTAGCCCGCTAGCCGTGTGCCGCACCGCCAGTAACGTGTGCAGCCCCGGCGCGTCTCCGCTGAGCCCGGTGCCCGGTGGTCACCTAATAAAGACGTTAATCGAAACAACGAAGCGGCAGGGTTCGTTAGCGCTGGTAGCCTGCTGGCTATTTGAATGGCGAGGATGCGGATCCAGTTGCTCGGGCGAGTTCACGGCGAGCTGCACGGCGTGTTCTCTGATTTAATGCGCTTTTAGTGGAAACACTCAGACTGTAGGTGAGGGAaacttgtttaaaaaaaaaataagatCGAGACGCAGGCCACTTCACCGGCCCGCTTTGACCCACCCTCTACCAttagaaataatgttttcctTTTGACAATTTAGCGGCATCCCCTGTTGTGGTGTCCAGTAAATCAAACTGGTTTAGAGTCGCTAGCGTTTACGTGATGTTGAAACGTGTTCAGGTAACTAGACGTGGCTGGACCGTTTAACCTTATTTTGTCGCGCCTTTTCCGAGCCAGTCCTCAAGGCAGATCGTCTTACAAATGTATAACCTGTTCGTTCGAGCGCTACCTTTGTTAGCTTTGATTTGTTGAATGGTTATTTAACGATTCAGAAATTCATCATCGAATAAAACACGCAGGTTGTACGTGGTTGTCTTGCGTGGCTATCTACACATAGCTACTGGGGTTGAAAATGTAAACGCTTGCATAGCTGCAAGACTTGAGGACCTTTCCATTCTCAGTCATCAGATTCCGACAAAGAAGAAACAGTTAAACGTGATTCATCTTCCTATTTGCCTTGGCAACTGGAACAAACCAGGGAAGACCTCGGTGTTGAGTTCCTCTCCTTGCTTCCTAGTCCATAGTGAATAGTTTTTCAGAGTAGGCAGTCTTTGAGGAAGGAAACTAAAACATGTTTGACCAAGGAGCCGTGCAAAGAAGAGTGGTATGTTTCTGCCTAAAGCTTACAGCATCTATGGCCTAAGGAGTGTCTTTTTCCAGAGCAGCGTGGTTGTTGTAAGAACAATCCTGGCTGGTCTTGAAGAGCTTTTGACTTCTGTTTGTCCCCT
The window above is part of the Brachyhypopomus gauderio isolate BG-103 chromosome 9, BGAUD_0.2, whole genome shotgun sequence genome. Proteins encoded here:
- the LOC143523080 gene encoding flavin-containing monooxygenase 5-like — translated: MARRVAVIGAGSSGLTSIKCCLDEGLEPVCFESTDDIGGLWRFKENPESDRASIYHSVIINTSKEMMCYSDFPIPAHYPNFMHNSYIMDYFRLYAEHFQLMRYIRFRTKVLHIVPKSDFAQSGQWNVETEDGSGKKEKHVFDAVLVCTGHHCHPHLPLKDFPGIDTFKGKYIHSRDYKTPEEWRNKRVVVIGIGNSGGDIAVELSRMTQQVFLSTRRGSWILNRVGYKGIPMDMTFTRVTEILVRYLPHRILADLFEKRLNKRFNHELYGLKPKHRVFSQHPTVNDDLPNRILSGTVLVKPNVKEFRGSAVVFEDGTVEDNIDLVVFATGYTFSFPFLPAQDVPVMENKTSLYKYVFPPNLEKTTLAVIGLIQPLGAIMPISEMQARWATRVFKGLKKLPSQSAMLEDIKAKKETMAKRYVASQRHTIQVDYVTYMDELADQVGVRPRLLRLFLTDPAIGLRVLFGPCTPYQFRLRGPGRWEGARQAILTQWERVATPLKTRSSPEKESGHSAVPLLLTASTAVVISAVYYTRASLPNFLSDVSSLLDRLRAYLPLPQSMR